A single Thermaerobacter sp. FW80 DNA region contains:
- a CDS encoding acyl-CoA desaturase, which yields MPKLLPAATPAATVTASMAAASLEAALKPLGEYTRTLKGVLPRHIFQPEPWRILWLLPLLAVAVAAIVAVTRFDLHWGIDLALAVVIGQAFASLGLFGHEVLHGSVVRTPWLRNLAGQVCLWPFAIGPRLWRRWHNVEHHGHTQEHGEDPDAMHTLEEFHARPALQYVYRIAPPVRAVLTLLSLSVWFSLHSVQMLRRFLPEMPRRERPVVVAQFLLPVASWVALGAWMGFGDWVFAYLVPLLVANFTVMSYIVTNHLLSPLTPVNDPLANSLSVTVPRWVDVLHFNFSHHTEHHVFPGLSSKYAPLVKRWCKTLWPERYHEMPHWRALWLVCTTPRVYERPTALIDPVRQQAYPVLGHGLERLAGAGTGNRAHSVPAPVPVSAGLTDGTQLSPPAAPASDTAPPQSPGPSAERPATRTADRRNRRRGGVAPRTTTP from the coding sequence ATGCCCAAGCTCCTCCCCGCGGCCACGCCCGCCGCAACGGTTACGGCCTCCATGGCCGCGGCCTCCCTTGAGGCAGCCCTCAAGCCCCTGGGCGAGTACACCCGCACCTTGAAGGGCGTCTTGCCCCGGCACATCTTCCAGCCCGAGCCGTGGCGGATCCTCTGGTTGCTTCCGCTGCTGGCCGTCGCCGTGGCGGCCATCGTCGCGGTCACCCGGTTCGACCTGCACTGGGGCATCGACCTGGCCCTGGCGGTGGTCATCGGCCAGGCCTTCGCCAGCCTGGGCCTGTTCGGCCACGAGGTGCTGCACGGCAGCGTGGTGCGCACGCCCTGGCTGCGCAACCTGGCCGGCCAGGTCTGCCTCTGGCCCTTCGCCATCGGGCCGCGCCTGTGGCGGCGCTGGCACAACGTCGAGCATCACGGCCATACCCAGGAGCACGGCGAGGACCCCGACGCCATGCACACCCTGGAGGAGTTCCACGCCCGCCCGGCCCTGCAGTACGTCTACCGCATCGCGCCGCCGGTGCGGGCGGTGCTGACGCTGCTCTCCCTCAGCGTGTGGTTCTCGCTGCACTCCGTCCAGATGCTGCGGCGCTTCCTGCCCGAGATGCCACGCCGCGAGCGGCCGGTGGTGGTGGCCCAGTTCCTCCTGCCGGTGGCGAGCTGGGTGGCCCTCGGCGCCTGGATGGGGTTCGGTGACTGGGTGTTCGCCTACCTGGTGCCGCTGCTGGTCGCCAACTTCACCGTCATGAGCTACATCGTGACCAATCACCTGCTGAGCCCGCTGACGCCGGTCAACGATCCCCTGGCCAACAGCCTTTCGGTCACGGTCCCAAGGTGGGTCGACGTCCTGCACTTCAACTTCTCGCACCACACGGAGCACCACGTGTTCCCCGGCCTCAGCAGCAAGTACGCGCCGCTGGTCAAGCGGTGGTGCAAGACCCTGTGGCCGGAGCGGTATCACGAGATGCCCCACTGGCGCGCCCTGTGGCTGGTCTGCACGACGCCGCGGGTCTACGAGCGGCCGACGGCCCTGATCGACCCGGTGCGGCAGCAGGCATACCCGGTTCTCGGCCACGGGCTCGAGCGGTTGGCCGGGGCCGGAACAGGGAACCGCGCGCACTCCGTGCCCGCCCCAGTGCCCGTGTCCGCCGGCTTGACGGATGGCACGCAGCTCTCTCCGCCCGCCGCCCCTGCGTCCGACACCGCTCCTCCGCAATCACCGGGGCCGTCCGCGGAACGGCCTGCGACGCGCACCGCAGATCGCCGCAACCGCCGTCGTGGCGGCGTGGCGCCCAGGACAACCACGCCGTGA
- a CDS encoding nitronate monooxygenase family protein: MRTRFTERFGVELPIVQGGLAYLARSELCAAVSAAGGLGQLTAATMESPEVLREEIRRVRARTDRPFGVNFAIGHRDLSEFIRVTIEERVEIISVTGGNPEPLFKAFAGHPVLKMVLVAGVRQAQKAEALGADAVIAVGVEGGGHIGRDDIGTLVLVPRVVESVKIPVLASGGIVDGRGLAAALALGADGIEMGTRFVATVECPAHPAYKQALVEARETDTVVIERSLGRPGRVLRGPWAERILEAEARGAGLEELLPLISGRANTRAALEGKLDEGFVWAGQGVGLIRDIPPVAELLRRMVDEAALALREAAERLQAPAGEVTRRLARQEPGAGSPGA; this comes from the coding sequence GTGCGGACCCGCTTCACCGAGCGCTTCGGCGTGGAACTGCCCATCGTCCAGGGGGGCCTGGCCTACCTGGCCCGCAGCGAGCTGTGCGCCGCCGTCTCGGCCGCCGGTGGCCTGGGCCAGCTGACGGCGGCCACCATGGAGTCGCCCGAGGTCCTGCGGGAGGAGATCCGGCGCGTCCGGGCGCGGACGGACCGGCCCTTCGGCGTCAACTTCGCCATCGGTCACCGGGACCTGTCCGAGTTCATCCGCGTGACCATCGAGGAACGGGTGGAGATCATCAGCGTCACGGGCGGCAACCCCGAGCCGCTGTTCAAGGCCTTCGCGGGGCACCCCGTGCTCAAGATGGTGCTGGTGGCCGGGGTGCGCCAGGCGCAGAAGGCCGAGGCGCTGGGCGCCGACGCGGTCATCGCCGTCGGCGTCGAGGGGGGCGGCCACATCGGGCGGGACGACATCGGCACCCTGGTCCTGGTGCCACGGGTGGTCGAGAGCGTGAAGATCCCCGTGCTGGCCAGCGGCGGCATCGTGGACGGCCGGGGCCTGGCGGCGGCCCTGGCCCTGGGGGCGGACGGCATCGAGATGGGGACCCGGTTCGTCGCCACGGTGGAGTGCCCGGCCCACCCGGCCTACAAGCAGGCGCTGGTGGAGGCGCGGGAGACGGACACGGTGGTCATCGAGCGCAGCCTGGGCCGTCCGGGCCGGGTGTTGCGGGGCCCCTGGGCGGAACGGATCCTCGAGGCCGAGGCCCGCGGCGCCGGGCTCGAAGAGCTCCTGCCCCTGATCTCGGGGCGGGCCAACACCCGGGCGGCCCTGGAGGGCAAGCTGGACGAGGGCTTCGTCTGGGCGGGCCAGGGGGTGGGCCTGATCCGCGACATCCCGCCCGTGGCCGAGCTGCTGCGGCGCATGGTGGACGAGGCCGCTTTGGCCTTGCGGGAGGCCGCGGAGCGGCTGCAGGCGCCGGCAGGGGAAGTCACCAGGCGCCTCGCCCGCCAGGAACCGGGTGCGGGTTCCCCAGGGGCGTGA
- a CDS encoding class I SAM-dependent methyltransferase: MPGNPELVRLIHEEIRRHGAIPFARYMDLALHHPEHGYYAQERPLIGREGDFLTSPSFHPAFARTVWRQVREMLAVLGFRPGASAAAVGRPHATGAPRDRRGLKGVVGTLRDGARRRRSPARILEIGAGGGHLARDLLLAARADGYGPGELEYVIVDESRRLQERQRALIAAAWPEAPVRWVPRVEQAGPVHVVLMNELMSAFPVHRLVCRPAEQAGSANPPPAGIGVPAGGGAVPAAMGGGSGGRSGSPQFGAGVGGVPGAGRRPPGRSGDHQHPCEWRELYVTVQDGRFVQVEGPVSEPRAVEILRQEGVEPQPGQIVDVNVAAGDMLRTIAGALAPRAFVITVDYGGPAEVVYSPQRPQGTLRGYYRQQVLDDPFARPGEQDITADLDFTYLQRVGRSLGLRDLGLIPQGAFLLNLGIEEAEALPLARRAWQGDLAADQEMQRVYALYAPEGLGEAFWVLIQARGFRWRAPRLKGLRSPWPTPPSLGELMAKARQA, from the coding sequence GTGCCGGGGAACCCCGAACTCGTGCGGCTGATCCACGAGGAGATCCGGCGCCACGGCGCCATCCCCTTCGCGCGCTACATGGACCTGGCCCTCCACCACCCCGAGCACGGCTACTACGCCCAGGAGCGGCCGCTCATCGGGCGGGAGGGGGACTTCCTCACCTCGCCCTCCTTCCACCCCGCCTTCGCGCGCACCGTGTGGCGGCAGGTGCGAGAGATGCTGGCGGTGCTCGGATTCCGGCCGGGCGCGTCGGCTGCGGCCGTCGGGCGCCCCCACGCCACCGGCGCACCGCGGGACCGGCGGGGCCTCAAGGGGGTCGTCGGCACGCTGCGCGATGGTGCCCGCCGGCGGCGCTCCCCGGCCCGCATCCTGGAGATCGGCGCCGGCGGGGGCCACCTGGCCCGCGACCTGCTGCTGGCGGCTCGGGCCGACGGCTACGGTCCCGGCGAGCTGGAGTACGTCATCGTCGACGAGAGCCGCCGGCTCCAGGAGCGCCAGCGGGCGTTGATCGCCGCCGCCTGGCCCGAGGCGCCCGTGCGCTGGGTGCCGCGGGTGGAACAGGCCGGCCCCGTGCACGTCGTCCTGATGAACGAGCTCATGAGCGCCTTCCCGGTGCACCGCCTGGTGTGCAGGCCGGCGGAGCAGGCTGGCTCGGCCAACCCCCCGCCTGCGGGCATCGGGGTCCCGGCCGGCGGCGGAGCCGTGCCGGCCGCGATGGGTGGCGGGAGCGGCGGCCGCAGCGGCAGCCCGCAGTTTGGGGCCGGCGTCGGCGGCGTCCCCGGTGCGGGTCGGCGGCCACCGGGACGAAGCGGTGATCACCAGCACCCGTGCGAGTGGCGGGAGCTGTACGTCACGGTGCAGGACGGCCGGTTCGTCCAGGTGGAGGGGCCGGTCAGCGAGCCGCGGGCCGTGGAGATCCTTCGCCAGGAGGGGGTCGAGCCGCAGCCGGGCCAGATCGTCGACGTCAACGTGGCGGCGGGGGACATGCTGCGCACCATCGCCGGCGCCCTGGCGCCACGGGCGTTCGTCATCACCGTCGACTACGGCGGCCCGGCGGAGGTGGTCTACAGCCCCCAGCGGCCGCAGGGCACCCTCCGCGGCTACTACCGGCAGCAGGTCCTCGACGACCCCTTCGCCCGCCCGGGCGAGCAGGACATCACGGCCGACCTGGACTTCACCTACCTGCAGCGCGTCGGCCGCAGCCTCGGCCTGCGCGACCTGGGCCTGATCCCGCAGGGCGCCTTCCTGCTGAACCTGGGCATCGAGGAGGCCGAGGCCCTGCCGCTGGCCCGGAGGGCGTGGCAGGGGGACCTGGCGGCCGACCAGGAGATGCAGCGGGTGTACGCCCTGTACGCACCCGAGGGGTTGGGCGAGGCGTTCTGGGTGCTGATCCAGGCCCGGGGATTTCGCTGGCGCGCGCCGCGCCTCAAGGGCCTGCGATCCCCCTGGCCGACGCCGCCATCGCTGGGCGAGCTGATGGCCAAGGCCCGGCAAGCGTAG
- a CDS encoding thioredoxin domain-containing protein, translating into MAAPHRRPNRLIHEASPYLQQHAYNPVDWYPWGPEALERARAEDRPILLSIGYAACHWCHVMERECFEDPAIAERMNRGFVNVKVDREERPDLDQVYQTAAQILGSGGGWPLTVFLTPDLKPFFAGTYFPPEDRHGLPGFPKVLEAVLDAYRNRRDEVERVANRVVEILRRSAGGPAGADEPAETVRAGAGDGDGGRAGGDEDPGAARGEGRVADATVAAIPVGTGPSREAARRWLERAASRIARSYDPEYGGFGRAPKFPHATGVAVLLRAGALGPRAPLSSRRGATDPAAAHLTPSAGGPGPAPGPRNPADPSSPSTDPGGAQRYLDMALHTLQAMAMGGLFDHLGGGFHRYATDRAWLVPHFEKMLYDQAQLVPLYLDAHRVTGDPFYAGVARRTLDFVLREMAAPEGAFISTLDADSDGREGAYYVWTPDQLREALGDPDDADLAARWFGVTEEGNFEDGTTVLYRAVADADLPALARELGTDPAELTRRLESIRRRLLEARRRRTPPGRDDKILVGWNGLMIAALAQAAPVLDEPGYAAAARRAAAFVLDTLRRPDGRLLHAYRGRPLDVPGFLQDYAFLMEGLLALHAADGDPRWLDEADRLARPMIDGFWDETAGVFYDAPEEAGTPLVRPVELFDQAVPAGGAAAASALARLAVITGDPAYRRTAEAYLRRTAAMAEEQPLAMASTVLLQADQLEGYTEVTLVGDPAAPVIAEWRRRLAGYYLPGLLLTVRSPGAGTERRAVWEGRDPVDGRPVAYVCRNFTCSPPQTDWEGLRRALGVG; encoded by the coding sequence ATGGCCGCGCCGCACCGACGGCCCAACCGGCTGATCCACGAGGCCTCGCCCTACCTGCAGCAGCACGCCTACAATCCCGTGGACTGGTACCCGTGGGGCCCTGAAGCGTTGGAGCGCGCCCGGGCCGAGGACCGGCCCATCCTGCTCAGCATCGGCTATGCGGCCTGCCACTGGTGCCACGTCATGGAGCGGGAGTGCTTCGAGGACCCGGCCATCGCCGAGCGGATGAATCGCGGGTTCGTCAACGTCAAGGTCGACCGCGAGGAGCGACCCGATCTCGACCAGGTGTACCAGACGGCGGCCCAGATCCTGGGTTCCGGCGGCGGCTGGCCGCTCACGGTGTTCCTGACGCCCGACCTGAAGCCCTTCTTCGCCGGGACCTACTTCCCGCCGGAAGACCGCCACGGCCTGCCGGGTTTCCCCAAGGTGCTCGAGGCGGTGCTGGACGCGTACCGGAACCGGCGGGACGAGGTGGAGCGGGTGGCCAACCGCGTCGTGGAGATCCTGCGGCGTTCGGCGGGGGGACCGGCGGGCGCGGACGAACCGGCGGAAACGGTGCGGGCCGGGGCCGGTGACGGGGACGGTGGACGGGCCGGGGGCGATGAAGACCCAGGCGCGGCGCGGGGCGAGGGCCGGGTGGCGGATGCGACCGTCGCCGCCATCCCCGTAGGAACGGGACCCTCCCGCGAGGCGGCCCGGCGGTGGCTCGAGCGGGCGGCGTCCCGCATCGCCCGCAGCTACGACCCCGAATACGGGGGCTTCGGGCGGGCGCCCAAGTTCCCGCACGCCACGGGGGTGGCGGTCCTGCTGCGGGCGGGGGCGCTCGGACCCAGGGCGCCGCTCTCGAGCCGTCGGGGAGCGACCGACCCGGCTGCGGCCCACCTCACCCCCTCCGCCGGCGGCCCGGGGCCCGCCCCGGGACCCCGGAACCCGGCCGACCCGAGCTCCCCGTCCACCGATCCCGGCGGTGCCCAGCGCTACCTGGACATGGCCCTCCACACCCTGCAGGCCATGGCCATGGGGGGCCTGTTCGACCACCTGGGAGGCGGCTTCCACCGCTACGCCACCGACCGGGCGTGGCTCGTCCCCCACTTCGAGAAGATGCTCTACGACCAGGCGCAGCTGGTGCCGCTCTACCTCGACGCCCACCGGGTCACCGGCGACCCCTTCTACGCCGGGGTGGCGCGGCGGACCCTGGACTTCGTGCTCCGGGAGATGGCGGCGCCCGAGGGCGCCTTCATCAGCACCCTGGACGCGGACAGCGACGGGCGCGAGGGCGCCTACTACGTCTGGACGCCGGACCAGCTGCGGGAGGCCCTGGGCGATCCTGACGACGCCGATCTGGCCGCCCGCTGGTTCGGCGTCACCGAGGAGGGCAACTTCGAGGACGGGACCACGGTGCTCTACCGGGCGGTGGCGGATGCGGACCTGCCGGCGTTGGCCCGGGAGCTCGGGACCGACCCCGCCGAGCTGACCCGGCGCCTGGAGTCCATCCGCCGGCGCCTCTTGGAGGCCCGGCGGCGTCGCACCCCGCCCGGTCGCGACGACAAGATCCTGGTGGGCTGGAACGGCCTCATGATCGCCGCCTTGGCCCAGGCCGCCCCCGTGCTGGACGAACCCGGCTACGCCGCGGCGGCCCGCCGGGCGGCCGCGTTCGTCCTGGATACCTTGCGACGGCCGGACGGGCGGCTGCTCCACGCCTACCGCGGCCGGCCCCTGGACGTGCCCGGCTTCTTGCAGGACTACGCCTTCCTGATGGAGGGGCTGCTGGCCCTCCACGCCGCCGACGGCGACCCGCGGTGGCTGGACGAGGCCGATCGGCTGGCGCGGCCGATGATCGACGGGTTCTGGGACGAGACGGCCGGGGTCTTCTACGACGCGCCCGAGGAGGCGGGGACGCCCCTGGTGCGACCGGTGGAGCTCTTCGACCAGGCCGTTCCGGCGGGAGGCGCGGCGGCGGCCTCGGCCCTGGCGCGGCTGGCGGTGATCACGGGGGATCCGGCCTACCGGCGCACGGCCGAGGCGTACCTGCGCCGGACGGCGGCCATGGCGGAGGAGCAGCCGCTGGCCATGGCCAGCACGGTGCTGCTCCAAGCCGATCAGCTGGAGGGGTACACCGAGGTCACCCTGGTGGGCGACCCGGCGGCGCCGGTGATCGCCGAATGGCGCCGGCGGCTGGCCGGGTACTACCTGCCGGGGCTTCTCTTGACGGTGCGGTCGCCCGGCGCCGGTACCGAGCGGCGGGCGGTGTGGGAGGGACGCGACCCGGTGGACGGGCGGCCCGTGGCGTACGTCTGCCGCAACTTCACCTGCTCGCCGCCGCAGACGGACTGGGAGGGGCTGCGGCGGGCGCTGGGCGTGGGCTGA
- a CDS encoding TlpA disulfide reductase family protein — MGARQRIALTVGLLLLLAGIALATGLAGRVDHDPRGPGAGEGAGPATPAPDTPSPGGPPGDPGEAPGDAPAPAPDSSVRTPVPPPPGTPVVAPGTPAPDFELRNLDGRPVRLSDFRGKVVFLNFWASWCYPCRQEMPEIRKLVAEEPDDLVVLGVTTSDKASPQEIKDFVEANGYDWTFVYDEGSRVGRLYRVTFIPTSYFIDPGGVVRARYIGPMTVEQMREYVQRARTAGATE; from the coding sequence ATGGGAGCGCGCCAGCGGATCGCGCTGACCGTGGGCCTGCTCTTGCTGCTGGCGGGGATCGCCCTCGCCACCGGCCTAGCGGGCCGCGTCGACCATGACCCCCGTGGGCCCGGGGCGGGCGAAGGCGCAGGGCCCGCGACGCCCGCGCCCGACACGCCGTCCCCGGGCGGACCGCCCGGGGACCCCGGGGAGGCGCCCGGCGATGCCCCGGCGCCCGCGCCGGATTCGTCCGTCCGCACCCCCGTTCCCCCGCCCCCGGGCACCCCGGTGGTGGCGCCCGGCACGCCCGCGCCGGACTTCGAGCTCCGGAACCTGGACGGGCGACCGGTTCGACTGTCGGACTTCCGGGGCAAGGTGGTCTTCCTCAACTTCTGGGCGAGCTGGTGCTACCCGTGCCGCCAGGAGATGCCCGAGATCCGGAAGTTGGTCGCGGAGGAACCCGACGACCTGGTGGTCCTGGGCGTCACCACCAGCGACAAGGCCAGCCCCCAGGAGATCAAAGACTTCGTGGAAGCAAATGGCTACGACTGGACGTTCGTCTACGATGAGGGGAGCCGCGTGGGACGGCTCTACCGCGTCACCTTCATCCCGACCAGCTACTTCATCGACCCGGGCGGCGTCGTGCGGGCGCGATACATCGGACCGATGACCGTGGAGCAGATGCGCGAGTACGTCCAACGCGCCCGCACGGCCGGCGCGACGGAGTGA
- a CDS encoding glycoside hydrolase family 5 protein, translating into MAGKSTTTRDFNRARGFHHLDRAIAAAREAGIYVILDLHAAPGWQNEHWHSDNAHGVSLLWHDRNYQIRGRELWRHIARHYRGEPAVAGYNLLNEPNAPSIQMLNDLYNEWIAAIREVDPDHIVFLEGNNFSRDFAGLEVDFKDNIVFSSHNYTIVTHRARMYPGWIGDLYVDRSFMERTFLEVSRWLIEQDHPAWVGVKSRTVCKSGLGHATVAAGETSFCAALCRCRSSM; encoded by the coding sequence CTGGCCGGAAAGTCCACCACTACCCGGGACTTTAACCGAGCGCGGGGATTCCATCACCTCGACCGGGCCATCGCGGCTGCGCGCGAGGCTGGCATCTACGTGATCCTCGACTTGCATGCGGCTCCGGGATGGCAGAACGAACACTGGCACTCGGACAACGCCCACGGCGTCTCGTTGTTGTGGCACGACCGGAATTATCAGATCCGGGGGCGTGAGCTCTGGCGACACATCGCGCGGCACTATCGCGGGGAGCCCGCCGTCGCGGGATACAATCTCTTGAACGAGCCCAACGCGCCCTCCATCCAGATGCTCAACGATCTCTACAACGAATGGATCGCCGCCATCCGCGAGGTGGATCCCGATCACATCGTGTTCCTCGAAGGGAACAACTTCTCCCGCGACTTCGCGGGGCTCGAGGTGGACTTCAAGGACAACATCGTCTTCAGTTCGCACAACTACACCATCGTCACCCATCGGGCGCGCATGTATCCCGGCTGGATCGGTGACCTCTACGTCGACCGCTCCTTCATGGAGAGGACGTTCCTCGAGGTCAGCCGATGGCTGATCGAGCAAGACCATCCGGCATGGGTCGGGGTCAAGTCCCGAACTGTCTGTAAAAGCGGTCTGGGTCATGCCACGGTGGCAGCGGGTGAAACCTCTTTCTGCGCCGCTCTTTGCCGTTGCCGCTCCTCGATGTAG
- a CDS encoding IS256 family transposase produces the protein MTADFRMALLELLRQYQGEPEVDALREGLRWLAQQLMEVEVSELIGAQRYERTPSRTTYRNGYRPRRWDTRVGTIELQIPKLRRGSYFPSLLKPRRRAERALLAVVQEAYVHGVSTRKVDELVQALGVGGLSKSEVSRICAELDEHMERFRNRPLEGEYPYVWLDAKAVKVRQDGRVVNMAAVIAVGVRETGEREVLGFDVGAAETYEFWLDFLRRLVARGLKGVRLVISDAHEGLKRAIGEVLAGATWQRCRVHFMRNLLARVPKHAQSMVAALVRTIFAQPDRASARQQLEQVAANLERRFPQVASLLREAAEEVLAYMDFPPEHWRGIHSTNVLERLNRELARRCDVVGIFPNVAAVLRLLGALLEEQQDEWLVQRRYFSQASMAKLKGGDALGSDSVSALAVAAR, from the coding sequence GTGACCGCTGACTTCAGGATGGCACTTCTCGAACTGCTGCGCCAGTACCAGGGCGAGCCCGAGGTCGACGCCCTGCGGGAGGGCCTGCGCTGGCTCGCCCAGCAGCTGATGGAGGTCGAGGTCAGCGAACTCATCGGCGCCCAGCGCTACGAGCGCACCCCGTCGCGCACTACCTACCGAAACGGGTACCGCCCCCGGCGCTGGGACACGCGCGTGGGCACCATCGAGCTGCAGATCCCGAAGTTACGCCGCGGCAGCTACTTCCCCAGCCTCTTGAAGCCGCGGCGGCGCGCGGAGCGGGCCTTGCTGGCCGTGGTGCAGGAGGCCTACGTGCACGGGGTGAGCACGCGCAAGGTGGACGAGCTGGTCCAGGCGCTGGGCGTCGGGGGCTTGAGCAAGAGCGAGGTCTCCCGCATCTGCGCCGAGCTGGACGAGCACATGGAGCGCTTTCGGAACCGGCCGCTGGAAGGCGAGTACCCCTACGTGTGGCTGGACGCCAAGGCGGTGAAGGTGCGGCAAGACGGACGGGTGGTGAACATGGCGGCCGTGATCGCCGTGGGTGTGCGGGAGACAGGGGAACGGGAGGTCCTGGGGTTCGACGTGGGCGCGGCCGAGACGTACGAGTTCTGGCTGGACTTCCTACGTCGCCTGGTGGCCCGGGGGCTGAAGGGCGTGCGGCTGGTGATCTCGGACGCCCACGAGGGCCTCAAGCGAGCCATCGGTGAGGTGCTGGCAGGCGCCACGTGGCAGCGGTGCCGGGTGCACTTCATGCGGAACCTGCTGGCGCGGGTGCCCAAGCACGCCCAGTCCATGGTGGCAGCGCTGGTACGGACCATCTTCGCCCAGCCGGACCGTGCCTCGGCTCGGCAGCAGCTGGAGCAGGTGGCGGCAAACTTGGAGCGGCGGTTCCCCCAGGTGGCGAGCCTGCTGCGGGAGGCCGCGGAGGAGGTTTTGGCCTACATGGACTTCCCGCCGGAGCACTGGCGGGGGATCCACTCGACGAACGTCCTGGAGCGGCTGAACCGCGAGCTGGCGCGGCGGTGCGACGTGGTGGGCATCTTCCCGAACGTGGCGGCGGTGCTGCGCCTGCTGGGTGCGCTGCTGGAGGAGCAGCAGGACGAGTGGCTGGTGCAGCGGCGGTACTTTAGCCAGGCGTCGATGGCGAAGCTCAAGGGCGGTGACGCGTTGGGGAGTGACTCGGTGAGCGCCTTGGCTGTTGCAGCGAGGTAA
- the xylB gene encoding xylulokinase, protein MAAELFVGIDVGTTGCRALAVDAEGVVRAEATTEYGFAMPRPGWTEQDPEEWWSGAVRCLRSLVAQVGAGAIRGVGLTGQMHGSVFLDGRGAVIRPALLWNDQRTVAQCDAIEARVGSERLYALAGNPALTGFTAPKLLWLREHEPDAYARLAHLLLPKDYVRFRLTGAIATDVTDASGTLLLDVAGRRWSQEILAALDIDERILPALYESADVTGAVSEEAARATGLAAGTPVVAGAGDQAAGAVAAGAVTPGIAAVAVGTSGVVFLPSEEPVHPRADDVAAPPGLEPESLKTVHSFCHAVPGLWHAMGVMLSAGGSLRWLRDALYAAEAAEAARQGADVYDRITADAAEVPPGAEGLLFLPYLAGERTPHFDPFVRGSFLGLSLGHRRQHLARAVREGIAFGLRDCLDLVRRLAGEPAEVRIMGGGAKSEVWREIIAAVLGVPLRRLGVDEGPALGAAILAAVGVGAFADVRSACQAMVRLGSVTEPPASWPSLYEALLLAYRGAYRQVAPVFREAPIGPPNEGR, encoded by the coding sequence ATGGCCGCCGAGCTCTTCGTGGGAATCGACGTCGGGACCACCGGGTGCCGGGCGCTGGCCGTCGACGCCGAAGGCGTCGTGCGGGCGGAGGCCACCACGGAATACGGCTTCGCGATGCCGAGGCCCGGGTGGACGGAGCAGGATCCCGAGGAATGGTGGAGCGGCGCCGTCCGGTGCCTGCGCAGCCTCGTCGCGCAGGTGGGCGCCGGGGCGATCCGGGGCGTCGGCCTGACCGGCCAGATGCACGGGTCCGTCTTCCTCGACGGCCGCGGAGCGGTGATCCGTCCGGCCCTGCTCTGGAACGACCAGCGGACCGTGGCGCAGTGCGACGCCATCGAGGCGCGGGTGGGGAGCGAGCGGCTGTACGCCCTGGCGGGCAACCCGGCACTGACGGGCTTCACCGCCCCCAAGCTCCTCTGGCTGAGGGAGCACGAACCCGACGCCTACGCCCGGCTGGCCCACCTGCTCCTTCCCAAGGACTACGTGCGCTTCCGCCTGACCGGGGCGATCGCCACCGACGTGACCGATGCGTCGGGGACGCTGCTCCTGGACGTCGCCGGCCGGCGGTGGTCCCAGGAGATCCTCGCCGCCCTGGACATCGACGAGCGCATCCTCCCCGCCTTGTACGAGAGCGCCGACGTGACGGGCGCCGTGTCGGAGGAGGCGGCGCGGGCGACCGGGCTGGCCGCGGGCACGCCCGTGGTGGCCGGAGCGGGCGACCAGGCGGCGGGGGCCGTGGCGGCAGGGGCGGTCACACCCGGCATCGCCGCGGTGGCGGTCGGCACCTCGGGGGTGGTCTTCCTGCCCAGCGAGGAGCCGGTGCACCCCAGGGCCGACGATGTCGCGGCACCGCCAGGGCTGGAACCCGAGAGCTTGAAGACCGTGCACAGCTTCTGCCACGCGGTGCCGGGCCTGTGGCATGCCATGGGCGTCATGCTCAGCGCCGGCGGGTCCCTGCGCTGGTTGCGGGATGCCCTCTACGCGGCCGAGGCCGCCGAGGCCGCCCGGCAGGGCGCCGACGTCTACGACCGGATCACCGCGGACGCCGCCGAGGTCCCTCCCGGTGCCGAGGGGCTCCTCTTCCTCCCCTACCTGGCCGGCGAGCGGACGCCCCACTTCGACCCCTTCGTCCGCGGCAGCTTCCTCGGCCTGAGCCTCGGCCACCGGCGCCAGCACCTGGCCCGCGCCGTCCGGGAGGGGATCGCCTTCGGGTTGCGGGATTGCCTGGACCTGGTGCGGCGCCTGGCGGGGGAACCGGCGGAGGTCCGCATCATGGGGGGAGGTGCCAAGAGCGAGGTCTGGCGGGAGATCATCGCCGCGGTCCTCGGGGTTCCCTTGCGGCGCCTGGGCGTCGACGAGGGACCGGCGTTGGGGGCCGCGATCTTGGCGGCGGTGGGCGTGGGGGCCTTCGCCGACGTGCGCTCGGCGTGCCAGGCGATGGTGCGCCTGGGCAGCGTGACCGAGCCGCCGGCGTCGTGGCCGTCGCTGTACGAGGCCCTGCTGCTGGCGTACCGCGGAGCGTATCGCCAGGTGGCGCCGGTCTTTCGGGAGGCGCCGATCGGACCACCCAACGAGGGGAGATGA